Below is a genomic region from Thermocladium sp. ECH_B.
AGTGACTTGATTTCTTCCCTCATTATTCAAGGTCATGACGGCGGCTCCACCTGTGGCATCTATTAGCGTTGCTATTGCTCCACCATTAGCGATGCCACCTAGCCTAGTTATTTCGGTTCTGAATTTCATGGATAGTTTTGCATAGCCATCCTTTGCTTCTATTGTTTTTACTTGAAGCATTGATAGGAAGGGATCGAGCTCCTCAACGTACTTCTTCATGGCTTCCTTAAGATCCATGTAATCGAATTTCAGCATGGGTTTAAATGTATTGATCCTATTTCTACACGTGTTAATAAATTTCAGTGCCCCAGCATTGTGCTCTCCAAGAAGATCTTCTCATAGTCGTCCAGCGCCGCCATCTCGATTACCTTAATCATATTTACTACATGCGTAGTTTTATCCCAATAATCCGCATTCCTCAGGATAAGCTTCGCACCACTTATTGCAGCATTCCCCAGAAAGAAGACTTTCGCCTGCGGGAGAAGACCTATTGAAATTGCTGAGTCAGGATTAATATGGGTACCAAATGAGCCGGCCACATACACGGCATCCAACTCCCGCTCAGTAATTCCAGCCGCTCGCAGAAGTGTTTTCCAGGTTGATTGAATGGCTGCCTTAGCCTCCTGAAGGAGACGAATATCGCGCTGAGTAACCGTGATTCCATTAATATCAATCACGAGCGATCCATTCCGCTCCTTAACAAAAGGCCCCGGAATTAACCGACCGCTCCTACCGATTGAGCCGGCCCTCATTAAGGCAGCCACTAGATCAATAAGGCCAGTCCCAGTTATTCCTATGGGGTCTCCACCGCCTATTGTAAAGGCCTGAAGCTTTCCATTCACTAACTCAACTCTATCTATGGCTCCCTCCACAGCCCTGACTCCACTTGATATCCCAACTCCCTCTATTGCGCTGCCAGCCGGGGCTGATGCAGCCAATATATAATCACTGGTTCTAAGCATGACTTCGGTATTAGTCCCTATATCTATAAGCAGCTTACGTCTATCCTCTTCCAGATTCGCCACCAATGCATCAGCCACGGCATCGCCACCAATGAAGCCAGCGACGGCCGGCATAATGAAGACAATCGCAGCTGGATTCACGATTAATCCAACATCGCTGGCTCTAAGTATAGTGGATAACCCAATTGNGGGTATGTAGGGGCTTTGAACCAAACTATTAAGCCTTATGCCAAGGAATAATTGGGTCATTACGGTGTTTCCAGCCACGACAACTGCATCTATATCGNTTGGGTCAATTCCAGAGCTACTGGATATTTTTTTGATTAATGAATTAATAGCGTCTATAACTAGTTCCCTAAGCTTATCATTTATCCCCTCATCGCTTATNNCAAGGGATGCCCTACTTATTATATCGATGCCGTACCTAGTCTGAGGGTTCTCGACCACATCATATGCAATCGTATTTCCATTCCTCAGATCAACCACGTGAACAACTATTTTTGTGGAACCTATATCTATGGCAGCCCCAAATACTGAATCACTGCACTTAACATTAATAACTTCATCCCACGCGTATACAATATTTACGGACCAATTACATTCCCTTAAAACGCTAGGCAGCCTCCTATATATCCATAAATGCCTTGGCCTATACCCGCTCTCCCTAAATAGGTTAACATCATCCGGAACCTGGGACCTAAGGGTGGGCGGATTCAATTCAACTCTTTTCATCTTCACCAGCGGCTTTATGGGAATAGTAGGTTCATAACCAACAGCCACAAACTTACCGCTGCCATGATTAATGGGCTCCACAATTACTTCCCCCCTCATTACCCAAGCCATACAGGCTAATCGCTCGCCAGGATCAAGCCCCTCTTCCCTACGAGTTCTTGGATTGAGGTTCTCGGAACCAGCAATAACCTTTACCCTACACTTGCCGCATATACCGATACCGCCGCACACTCCCTCAACGGGCATACCCATTCTCCATANCTCATCAATTATCCTAACAGGCTTGTCGGAGGCCCTTATCCTAATCATTAATTAGGTCTTCCCAATGCCTAGCACATAGGTCTTCTTTAAATATTAGGTCCAGTTCTTTTTTCATGGATCGAGCGGCTTGGCATTAATATTTATTATGCGGCTATCGGCTCGGGTCGCCCCATCTCCTATATATGTTATTCCTCAACCCCAACAGATCGAGAACTCTGCCTGCTACCGAGTTGATCATGTCATCTATTGTGGTTGGCTTATTATAGAACGGTGGACTGGCAGGCATAACTATGGCTCCAGCCATTGTGGCCAACTCCATGTTCCTAATATGGACTAGGCTTAATGGGCTTTCCCTTATCACTAGGACTAGCCTCCGTCGCTCCTTCAATGCAACATCAGCTGCCCTGGTCACTAAGTTATCCGTAATGCCGTGCGCAATCGATGCAAGGGTCTTCATTGAGCAAGGCACTATTGCCATGCCGTCAAACCAAAAAGAACCGCTGGCTATTGGTGCCTCCATTTCTTCCTCACCAAATACTCTAGTAGCTAACGCCTCGATCCTGGCGGGNTCAATGCCTTCTTCCCTCATCACTTTCCTAGCCGTTTCGCTCACCACTAGATACGTCTCCACATTAAGGCTCTTGAGCGCCTCCATTACCTTAAGTCCATATACTGCGCCGGAGGCGCCTGTTACTCCTATAACTACCCTCATCTACCGTCTCCCATTGCCTCTGGATTAGCTATGTATATGGGCGGCTTCCCATGAATTAATACATTGATTACGCTTTGAATTATGATTTCAGCCATATTATTCCTCGTATCAAATGATGCCGATGCTATGTGGGGCGTTAATACTACGTTATTCAGGGAAAGCAGTTCACTGTTAGTGGGTAGCGGTTCATCCTCATATACATCAAGTGCGGCGCCGCGTATCCATCCTTCACGCAGTGCCTTAATGAGGGCCGGCGTATCTATCACTGCTCCCCTGGCTATGTTTATTACATAGGCGTTTCTCTTCATTAACCTAAATCTATCCTCGTTCACTAAATGCCGCGTTTCAGGCGTGAGCGCCACAGATATTATTAGGTAGTCGCTTTGCCTAAATATTTCATCAAGCGTTACCGGCGATACCCCCATTGCTATCTCCACATTTGGCTTTCTATGCTTTGACCAATATATAATCCTCATTTTAAATGCAGCAGCCCTCCGCGCCACTGCGATTCCTATATTGCCTAACCCAAGTATGCCCAGGGTTTTTCCCCAAACCTCATCACCCATGTACTCACCCCAAACTGTTTCTGCATTTCCACTCCTAATGATTTTATCGCCATCAACTATTCTGCGAGCTGCGCTGAGCATTAATCCGATTGCGAAATCGGCTACAGACTCAACAAGTACCTCAGGCGTGTATGCCACTGGTATTCTAAGCCTAGTTGCTGCGTGCAGATCAATGTGATCAAACCCCACGCTATACGTGGCGAGGATCCGTATCTTGGCGTCCCTCAATATATCCTCCGTGATCCTATCCCCAATGGTGATCACCGCTCCATCACACTCCGAGAACTTCCGCCTTAATATGTCAGGAGGCGGCGCTGCTTTCCTGCTCCACATGCCTATCCCATCATTATTCCAGACATCTATTTGGAAATGCTTGCTTAATTCATCGTATATTACCTTGGGGAAGGTGGATCTACTAATGAAGATGCATTGCATGCATGGAGCATCCTTCACTGTTTAAAACAGTTGCTCAGCATTTAAAAATGTAAATCGAGTCCAGCGCTTAATGCGTTACCAGAGCCATAAGTATATATCGCTGCACGATTTGGCAAGTGTAATTGAAAAAACGCCGAGATGCGAGCCACCCATGAATAGGGTACCAACGTGGAGCGCCTTAAATAGGATAGCTGCACATGACATCATAACCACCATGGATGTGCCCCATAGAGCTAGGGCTGCATATGATGGATTCGCCGTACATTCAATGGATACGCCTGGAAAACTTCGATTAATGGGATCAGTAAGGGTCGGCGAGATCCCCACCTTCAGCGTAGATAGGGGGGAAGCAGTTTATGTGACTACGGGTGCATACTTGCCGGATGGAGTTGATGCCGTGGTTCCGGAGGAGGAGGCAGAATTAATTGATGACCAAGTATTAGTCGCAAATAAGGTGATGAGCGGCGCAAATATTGACCCTATCGGTAGCTACTTAGCTAGTGGAAGCAAGGTAATCGGGAAGGGAGACGTGATAATGGGCCACGTAATTCCGGCATTACTGGAGGCGGGAATAATGGAGGTGGATGTATATGAGAGGCCCACGATATCCATAATAAGCACTGGAAACGAATTAGTTAAGCCAACCAATGCATCTGACGCGGTGCAGGCATTTCTTGCGGGAAAAACCGTGGAGAGCACTGGTTCCCTTATTTCCTGGTTCATCGAGTCATACATGCCATACCTATCTATTATCGAACATAGATTGGTTAATGATGATCCGGAATCAATTCGATCCATTATGCTTGATGCGCTTAGGAAGAGCAATATTTTGATAACCACCGGCGGCTCCGGTCCAAGCGATATTGATTACATAGAGGAGGCAACATCATCCCTGGGACCTAAGTGGATGATTAGGGGATTGAAAATGAGGCCGGGAAGACCAACCACAGTAGCTGCGATGGATGGCTGTAAATTAATTTTCGGCTTAAGCGGCCACCCAATAAGCGCACTTAATGCCTTGATAAATGTAATAGAGCCCATGGTTAAGATAATGCTAGGCATACGCAGATCACCGGCGAAACCAATAGTAAAGGGCAGGCTCACTCGCGGCATTGCAGTGGAGCCCGGCATTATAACTCAAATAAGGGTTAAAGTCACTAGGGGAAATGGTGAGTTACTGGTGACCCCATTAGGAGGCGGTAGTTCCGTGACCACATCATTGGCAGCCACGGATGGATTAATCACGCTTACATCCTCCCTGCGCGAGGGGGATATAGTTGACGTGTTTATGATGCGGGATCCAGGTGATGCATGATGGGAATACATATGATTGATGTTACGAATAAGGAAGCCATGTATAGGGAGGCAACCGCCTCGGGATTCCTTGAGTTGAGAGGAGGCCTAGCCAGAGATGCTTCTTCCGGCTTCACCGGGTTAGGCAATGTTATCTCCACTATAGAGTTCGCATCAGTAATGGCTACGAAAAAAGCATGGCAATTCGTGGGCCTGCTTCACCCCATTGAATTAACTTATATAAGGCCGATCGTTACGCTAAGTAATTCTGGAATTAATGTGCGGGTCACTGCAAGAACGCTTGGGAGGACTGGAGTTGAAATGGATGCATTATTTGGTTCATTCATTGGACTTCTTGCTGCTTGGAATGTAGTGAAGGCTAAGTACTGCCTATGCAGCGGAGGAAAATGCGAGCCTGTACTTGAGTCGCCTGGATCATCAACTGTATTCATAGGCGCTAATCCCGACATAGTTGGCATACGGGATATCAGGGTTGAGTCTAAAGTGAAATCCATTAATCCAATAGAGGGAGAGGAATCCGCCACGCAATTATTGGCCCCACCAATAGTATTCATGTTTGATGCCACGGATGAGCCTCTATATAGGGGGGAAGCATTGTCCCGCGGCAAAATAATGCTGGGAAAGAAATCAATTGACTTGATAAGGAGTAATAAGGTAGAGAAGGGTGATGTAAGGACCACAGCCCAATTAGCGGGCATGATGGCCGCCAAGAAGGCTTGGGACCTGCTTCCTCTTGTTCATAACAATGATATAACAGACGTTAGGGTGGGAATAGATCTAGAGGAGGATGGAGTCTCCGTCGCTGTTCTTACAAAGAATATATCCAGGACTGGTTCAGCCATGGAGTCTCTCCTGGCTGCAGGGGTCTCTCTCCTAACCGTGTGGGATATGGTTAAGAAATATGAGAAGGACGAGAATGGCCAATACCCATATACGCGTATAAGCAGCATCACGCTTGAGAAGAGCGAGAAGCATCCATTAACATAGATCGATAAGTTTACTCTGCGTTGACGGGTTTTGCCTTGAATGTCCGTATCTTGATTATTATCCTGTATCCGCAATTTGGACAGTGGATTCCAGGCGAGATCTCTAGGTCACTCTTAGAAAATACTGTGCCGCACCTAAGGCACATGTATATCTTCCTTTCCGGCGCGGCTTCGCTTGGTTCCTCGCTTGGCGCTACCTCTTCCTCCTCTGCCATAATCTAATCATCACTCATTGGTTTAAAATATTTTCTATGCGTGCAAGCCTCATCAATCTTTCCACTCCATGTATCCTATCCATAACCCTGACCACGCCGCTGGGCACTAATTCAGCCCACGTTGAGTCATTTCTCGCAATCATGTATCTAATCCTGGATCCGCTCAACTTATCTCGCTCAAATAATGGAGTGGGCTTAACGCTTATTCCCCACTGCTCCATTGATAACCTGGTATATTCATCATTGGAATAAACCTCATCAAATGACGGGCAATATTGCCTAACAAGGGGATACCAAAGCAATGACTGTCCCCCCGTATCTGGTATGCTGCAAGTGGTCACGGAGCCTATGGCTGCCTCGATCATATCAATTCGTTCCCCCACGGTGAATGGGTTTCTAAATGTTAATGATGCATTTGCGGATCCTATTCCTATAATTACCTTATCCGCATTATTGAAAAGCCACCTCAATACGTTGGCATGACCGTTATGAAACGGTTGAAACCTACCTATGAATAACGCCCTCATCTAGGTTCGGTGCCGTGGAATTTGTTTTTAAGCATTAAAATTCAATTAATGAAGATTGGGCAAGTTTTTTAAAGAAATAAAAAATCGAATCCACATGTCATACTCAAGCAAGGTAAATGAGAAGCTAGGCAAATTTGGGGCATCCATATTCAGCAGGGTCAGGATCAATACTAATAGCGGCGAGTCAATTGAGGGCATAATACTGCCGAGGCCAGATATAGGCGATGCGGATGTCTTATTGCTGAAGCACGAGAATGGATATAACGTCGGCATACATATAGATGAGATTAAAGACATTGAGGTTAAGGAAATATATAATCCCCCAACTAGGATAGAGGGAATACCTAAACCAACGGGCGAGGGGCCGCGATCCGTCTTAGTGGCCACTGGAGGCACAATAATGTCTAAGGTAGATTACGTGACGGGCGCCGTGTATCCATCATTTAGCCTAGAGGAATTATATGATATGTACCCAGAGCTAAGGAACATAGCATCCATTGAGTTATTGAATCTATTTTCAATATTCAGTGAAGACATGAATCCAACCAGGTGGAGCGAAATGGGGGATGCAATATATAAAGCAATTCAAAGCGGTGCAGAGGGCGTCGTAGTGCTGCATGGCACCGATACGATGCATTATAGCGCAGCGGCAATGGCGTTTGCATTCCCCTCAAGCAGTGCACCCATAGTATTTACGGGGTCTCAGCGAAGCAGTGATAGGCCATCTAGTGATTCATTTGAGAATATGTATGCCGCAGTGCTTGCATCAATTAAGGCACCATTCGCGGAGTCCATAATAGCTATGCATTCCACCAGCAGCGACGGCGAAGTAGCGCTTCATAGGGGGGTCAGGGCCAGGAAAATGCATTCATCTAGACGCGATGCTTTTCTAAGCATTAATTCCAGTCCCCTTGGCTTAATCAACATTGATAAAAAGGAAATTAAAGTGCTTGCCTCTAGTTTCAAGGCGAGAGGCGAGGTAAGGTATGAAGCTGGTTTTGACGATATGGTTGCCTTAGTCAAGTATTATCCAGGCATGAAAGGCGAGGTAATAGATTACTTAGTGGATAAGGGATACCACGGAATAGTGGTGGAGGGGACTGGCTTTGGGCATGTATCTGAGTCAGTTCGTGACTCGATTGGGAGAGCCATTGACATGAAAATACCAGTGGTAATCACAACTCAAACGATATATGGAAGAGTCAACCTAAACGTTTATAGGCGCGGCGTGGAATTAAGTAAACTAGGCGTTATTCCGGGCGGCGATATGCATCCGGAGACAGCCTATGCAAAGTTATCATGGGTGCTCCACAAGACGAAGGATATGGGGGAGGTCAGGAAATTGATGATTAGTCCATTAGCATTTGAGCTAAGCAATAGAACTGAACTATTTAATTACTGTAAAGGGGTGTCCTGACGTGGTTAAGCATAAGGTTGGGCTGGAGATACATGTTCAGCTGGATACGGCATCCAAATTGTTCTGTTCATGCCCTACCCAGCTTCGCAATGATGAGCCCCACTTCCAAGTGAGGAGGAGGCTTCGCCCATCAATGAGCGAGTTAGGCCAGATTGATCCAGCGGCTCTATGGGAATTCAGGAAGAGTAGGACGTATATATATGAGGGATATAATGACTCCACCTGCTTAGTGGAGCTGGATGAGGAGCCACCGCATGATATGAATGAGGAGGCGCTAGAGACGGCATTAGCGGTGGCCCTACGATTCAATGCAAAGCCATTCGATGAGGTAATAGTAATGCGGAAGGTCGTGATCGATGGCTCCAATACATCTGGCTTCCAGAGGACTGCACTTGTTGCTAGGAATGGATTGGCCACATTCATGGATTTAAAGGTACCTATTTGGACAATAGCTATTGAGGAGGACGCGGCTAGGAGGATAGGCGAGAATGGTCGTGAAGTAACCTATAGATTGGATAGGTTAGGCATTCCATTAATAGAGGTATCAACTGGGCCCATGGAGTATCCCCCCAATACCATAATGGATGTGGCCTTCTATATAGGGCAAACCATAAGAAACACCGGTAAGGCAAAGAGAGGGCTCGGCTCTATTAGGCAGGACCTAAATATATCGATAGAGGGCGGCGCTAAGGTAGAGGTAAAGGGTGTGCCGGAGCTTTCATTGATACCGAAGGTTATTCAGTATGAGATAGATAGGCAAATAAATCTATTGAAGATAAGGGATGAATTGATTAAGCGAGGCTTAAGCCCTAATTATGGGCCTGACTTAATTGATGTTACCGATCAATTCAATGAAACCAAGTCCAACATGATTCAATCAATAATCAAGCAAGGGGGAAAAGTGATGGCAATGAAGCTGCCGGGCCTATCTGGAATACTTGGTTTTGAGATTCAGCCGAAGCGGAGATTCGGGACGGAACTGGCTGATAGGGTTCGTAATTGGACGGAGCTAGGTGGGCTTCTCCATAGTGATGAGTTGCCGAATTACGGCATAACAAGGGAAGAAGCGCAAAACATTAGGTCCAGGTTAGGGGTTGATTCATTCATTTTGTTAAGTGGACTAAATGAGCGGGAGCTTATGGAGGCTGCTACAGTTGTAGCAAATAGGATAAATGAGTCATTTAATGGTGTTCCAGAGGAGACTAGGGCTGCTAATGATGATGGCACAACCAAGTTCCTGAGACCGAGGCCAGGATCGGCTAGAATGTATCCTGAGACTGATTTGCGTCCAATAAGGATAACGAGGTACATACTAGATAAGGCTGCGGCATTGATGCCTGAGCCAATAGANGAGCAAGTAAATAGGTACCTGAAGATGGGCATGAGCAGGGAATTAGCCATGCAGGTCGTGAAGTCGCCATATGCTAAGGACGTAGATAGATTAATATCAATATATGGGAACAGCGTATCGCCCACATTAGTGGCTACGTTATTCGTAAATACTTTAAGGTATATTGGGAGAGAGGAGGGCTGGTTCCTTGACCCTGTTCCAGTCATCGAGGATGCTATTAGGCTATATATTGATGGAAAGATAACTAAGGAAGCTATACAGGAAGCGCTGGAGGAATATGCTAAGAGGCGGGGTTCCACTAGTCTTGAGAAAATAATAGAGGAAAGGAAATTATTCAAGTTGCCCCCTGATAAGGTTAAGGAGATCGTGTTGGAAGTGGTTTCCAGGCTGGGAACAACCGATGAAAAGATAGTGATTCAAGAAGTGATGAGGAGGTATAGGGGATTAATTGATGCTAGGGATGCATCAATGGCATTAAAGGATATTAAGCAGTCATCATAGGTAATCCAAGCTTCTTCCTATACTCATTATACTTGCTGATTAACTCAATATTCCATTTATCTATATTAGACGGATCATTAGGATACTTCTCATAAATCGCGCCAATGGTCTTCATATAGTTTAACGCGGTCACTAACTTCTTCGCCAATGATGGCACAGAGAGCAGCTTAGCCGCTGCCCTCACGCGCCTAGTTGCGCCTATCGACATTGATCCCTTAATGGAGATCTCCAATACATCCTCCTCCGTTAATATTCGCGCCCGTAATCCCTTGTTTATTTCGTCGTCGGTTAGGGATTGAAGCATTAACCTAAACACGTCCAGCTTCGCTTGCTTTATGCCGTAAGTCTTCAGGTAACTTATATTATAGCCCCACAATCCACTCATGGATAGATCTCCCCGCTCAAATGCCGCAGCTATGGTATCGCTTGCTAACTTAGCCGACTCAAGCGCTGGCCCTAATCCACCGCCGTGAACTGGATTAACAGCCACCGCGGCGTCCCCAATGGCCAATATGGAGGGACCAACCATTGACTTAAGGGGCCTCCTAGTGGGTACTATTCCTCCCCCACTATGAATAACTCGCCTACCCCTCGTGTATTTAGTGTTCAGCAAGTACTTCTCATAATTCTGCCTAGGATTAAGGCCCTTCTCCTTAACTAGTTTACCCCAGATACCTAGCCCTATATTCATGGTGTTCCTGGATTTCGGGAATAACCACCAGTACCCACCCGGCGATATATTATTATCCAGGTATATCTTAATGAATTCGGGCTCCTCAATATCATAATCAACCTCAATTATTTCCCTATAGGCATAGGATGCATCCTCCGGTAACAGGGGCTCCGATATTAGCCAATTATATGGCAACCTACTCCTCACTACTCCAGTTGCTCCAGATGCGTCTATAACGATCCTTCCCAGAACATCGATTTGTCCATGCCCATCCTCGCTTGAGGCTTTAACTCCAGCGACCCTACCATTATCCAGAGAGGAGAGGAGACAGAGTACCTTTCATGTATTGTCGCGCCATTATTAATCGCTTGCTTGGCCAACCATGGACCCCACTTACTCATATCGAGTCCATATCCCTCCCCCATTACCCTATATCTAACGCTCATATCCGGGCTATAAACATCAGCGCCTTTATAGTGAATCATGGCAACGCCCGCATCAAGGGTAAGCCCAAGCGACTCAACATGGTGAGACCCTATGGCATCCCCCGTCACCTTGAAAATATCATCAATCCTCTTCCTCTCCACAACAGCCACATTGAATCCATTCTTGGCCAATAAATAGGCCGCATATGATCCAGCGGTGCCAGCCCCAACTATCACCACATCATATTGATTACCCATGCAACCCCACAAGCAAGGCTGGTTTTAACCTTATCGCCACAAATTAATAACAAATTTCTATTCAGAAACACGCTCGCCAAGCCAGGATCATTGCAGTCATTGGACAAGG
It encodes:
- a CDS encoding aromatic acid decarboxylase; translated protein: MRVVIGVTGASGAVYGLKVMEALKSLNVETYLVVSETARKVMREEGIXPARIEALATRVFGEEEMEAPIASGSFWFDGMAIVPCSMKTLASIAHGITDNLVTRAADVALKERRRLVLVIRESPLSLVHIRNMELATMAGAIVMPASPPFYNKPTTIDDMINSVAGRVLDLLGLRNNIYRRWGDPSR
- a CDS encoding cytidyltransferase — encoded protein: MRALFIGRFQPFHNGHANVLRWLFNNADKVIIGIGSANASLTFRNPFTVGERIDMIEAAIGSVTTCSIPDTGGQSLLWYPLVRQYCPSFDEVYSNDEYTRLSMEQWGISVKPTPLFERDKLSGSRIRYMIARNDSTWAELVPSGVVRVMDRIHGVERLMRLARIENILNQ
- a CDS encoding glutamyl-tRNA amidotransferase (allows the formation of correctly charged Gln-tRNA(Gln) through the transamidation of misacylated Glu-tRNA(Gln) in organisms which lack glutaminyl-tRNA synthetase; forms a heterotetramer of GatD2E2) encodes the protein MVKHKVGLEIHVQLDTASKLFCSCPTQLRNDEPHFQVRRRLRPSMSELGQIDPAALWEFRKSRTYIYEGYNDSTCLVELDEEPPHDMNEEALETALAVALRFNAKPFDEVIVMRKVVIDGSNTSGFQRTALVARNGLATFMDLKVPIWTIAIEEDAARRIGENGREVTYRLDRLGIPLIEVSTGPMEYPPNTIMDVAFYIGQTIRNTGKAKRGLGSIRQDLNISIEGGAKVEVKGVPELSLIPKVIQYEIDRQINLLKIRDELIKRGLSPNYGPDLIDVTDQFNETKSNMIQSIIKQGGKVMAMKLPGLSGILGFEIQPKRRFGTELADRVRNWTELGGLLHSDELPNYGITREEAQNIRSRLGVDSFILLSGLNERELMEAATVVANRINESFNGVPEETRAANDDGTTKFLRPRPGSARMYPETDLRPIRITRYILDKAAALMPEPIXEQVNRYLKMGMSRELAMQVVKSPYAKDVDRLISIYGNSVSPTLVATLFVNTLRYIGREEGWFLDPVPVIEDAIRLYIDGKITKEAIQEALEEYAKRRGSTSLEKIIEERKLFKLPPDKVKEIVLEVVSRLGTTDEKIVIQEVMRRYRGLIDARDASMALKDIKQSS
- a CDS encoding DNA-directed RNA polymerase subunit P, with the protein product MAEEEEVAPSEEPSEAAPERKIYMCLRCGTVFSKSDLEISPGIHCPNCGYRIIIKIRTFKAKPVNAE
- a CDS encoding glutamyl-tRNA(Gln) amidotransferase subunit D (allows the formation of correctly charged Gln-tRNA(Gln) through the transamidation of misacylated Glu-tRNA(Gln) in organisms which lack glutaminyl-tRNA synthetase; forms a heterotetramer of GatD2E2); translation: MSYSSKVNEKLGKFGASIFSRVRINTNSGESIEGIILPRPDIGDADVLLLKHENGYNVGIHIDEIKDIEVKEIYNPPTRIEGIPKPTGEGPRSVLVATGGTIMSKVDYVTGAVYPSFSLEELYDMYPELRNIASIELLNLFSIFSEDMNPTRWSEMGDAIYKAIQSGAEGVVVLHGTDTMHYSAAAMAFAFPSSSAPIVFTGSQRSSDRPSSDSFENMYAAVLASIKAPFAESIIAMHSTSSDGEVALHRGVRARKMHSSRRDAFLSINSSPLGLINIDKKEIKVLASSFKARGEVRYEAGFDDMVALVKYYPGMKGEVIDYLVDKGYHGIVVEGTGFGHVSESVRDSIGRAIDMKIPVVITTQTIYGRVNLNVYRRGVELSKLGVIPGGDMHPETAYAKLSWVLHKTKDMGEVRKLMISPLAFELSNRTELFNYCKGVS
- a CDS encoding D-glycerate dehydrogenase; protein product: MQCIFISRSTFPKVIYDELSKHFQIDVWNNDGIGMWSRKAAPPPDILRRKFSECDGAVITIGDRITEDILRDAKIRILATYSVGFDHIDLHAATRLRIPVAYTPEVLVESVADFAIGLMLSAARRIVDGDKIIRSGNAETVWGEYMGDEVWGKTLGILGLGNIGIAVARRAAAFKMRIIYWSKHRKPNVEIAMGVSPVTLDEIFRQSDYLIISVALTPETRHLVNEDRFRLMKRNAYVINIARGAVIDTPALIKALREGWIRGAALDVYEDEPLPTNSELLSLNNVVLTPHIASASFDTRNNMAEIIIQSVINVLIHGKPPIYIANPEAMGDGR